A genomic segment from Streptomyces sp. NBC_00459 encodes:
- a CDS encoding S8 family peptidase — protein MAHLRSRRRLALAVPVVLSLTASLGFLPVAASAAEPAALAARAADGPNLAYVVNTKSTDRHTIGAVTKAISKAGGTVVVTYGKIGVIVVHSANPSFGAEIRAVRGVRSAGATRTTPLVAAGTTDEGAADYLTAAEAAKVEAVSARTPESEPLEADQWDLRSIGADKAAKINPGSRRVTVAVIDTGVDDTHPDLAPNFSAAQSANCVGGVADTSAGAWRPYTAEDYHGTHVAGEIAAARNGIGVAGVAPGVKVSGIKVSDPNNGLFYPESVVCAFVFAADHGVEITNNSYYVDPWLYNCLDDPDQRAIVDAVNRAQLYATKKGTLNLASAGNSSHDLDSDAIVDDTSPDDSTAVTRTIDPHECFDVPTQLPGVVTVSATGVDNVKSYYSTYGNGVIDIAAPGGDRKYQIPDTPSKNGRILSTMPNGEYAFLQGTSMASPHAAGVAALLKSKHPKATPAQLQTLLKVQANNPGCPASYDQDGDGTPEAVCEGGKRVNGFFGFGIVDALRAVK, from the coding sequence TCGCGGTGCCGGTCGTGCTGTCCCTGACCGCCTCCCTCGGCTTCCTGCCCGTGGCCGCGTCGGCCGCCGAACCGGCCGCCCTTGCCGCCCGGGCGGCGGACGGTCCGAACCTCGCGTATGTCGTCAACACCAAGAGCACCGACCGTCACACGATCGGGGCGGTGACGAAGGCGATCTCCAAGGCCGGCGGCACCGTCGTGGTCACGTACGGCAAGATCGGTGTGATCGTCGTCCACTCCGCGAACCCCTCCTTCGGGGCGGAGATCCGCGCGGTGCGCGGTGTGAGGTCCGCGGGTGCCACCCGGACCACGCCGCTGGTCGCCGCCGGGACGACCGACGAGGGTGCGGCGGACTATCTGACGGCCGCGGAGGCAGCCAAGGTCGAGGCCGTGTCGGCCAGGACCCCCGAGAGCGAGCCCCTCGAAGCCGACCAGTGGGACCTGCGGTCGATCGGCGCCGACAAGGCCGCCAAGATCAACCCGGGCAGTCGCAGGGTCACCGTCGCCGTGATCGACACCGGCGTCGACGACACCCACCCCGACCTCGCCCCGAACTTCTCCGCGGCCCAGTCGGCGAACTGCGTGGGCGGTGTCGCGGACACCAGCGCCGGCGCGTGGCGCCCGTACACCGCCGAGGACTACCACGGCACCCATGTGGCCGGTGAGATCGCCGCCGCCCGCAACGGCATCGGCGTGGCCGGTGTCGCGCCCGGCGTGAAGGTCTCCGGCATCAAGGTGAGCGACCCGAACAACGGGCTCTTCTACCCGGAGAGCGTCGTGTGCGCCTTCGTGTTCGCCGCCGACCACGGCGTCGAGATCACGAACAACAGCTACTACGTCGATCCCTGGCTGTACAACTGCCTGGACGACCCCGACCAGCGGGCCATCGTCGACGCGGTCAACAGGGCGCAGCTGTACGCGACGAAGAAGGGCACCCTCAACCTGGCGTCGGCGGGCAACTCCAGCCACGACCTGGACTCCGACGCGATCGTCGACGACACCAGCCCCGACGACTCGACGGCGGTCACCCGCACGATCGACCCGCACGAGTGCTTCGACGTACCGACGCAGCTCCCGGGTGTCGTCACGGTGAGCGCCACGGGCGTCGACAACGTCAAGTCGTACTACTCCACGTACGGCAACGGCGTCATCGACATCGCGGCCCCGGGCGGCGACCGCAAGTACCAGATACCGGACACGCCGTCGAAGAACGGCCGCATCCTGTCCACCATGCCGAACGGCGAGTACGCCTTCCTGCAGGGCACCTCGATGGCCTCGCCGCACGCCGCGGGCGTCGCCGCGCTGCTGAAGTCGAAGCACCCGAAGGCGACCCCGGCCCAGCTCCAGACGCTGCTCAAGGTCCAGGCGAACAACCCGGGCTGCCCCGCGTCGTACGACCAGGACGGTGACGGCACGCCGGAGGCGGTGTGCGAGGGCGGCAAACGGGTCAACGGATTCTTCGGGTTCGGGATCGTCGACGCGCTGCGCGCGGTCAAGTGA
- a CDS encoding S8 family peptidase: protein MTAPHSRSRRAVAIPVGMVMASAFAFLPNIQAVAADAAPSADAADATSLSYVVNVFPGFGPSQYVKKAIAKAGGTIVTSYDRIGVVVVHSANPDFAKVVRKVPGVQSAGNTRNAPLPAQSTTDEGAPKVLSPAEVASATADATAAQDPLEPLQWDLPAIKADKAHEKTLGSRKVTVAVIDTGVDDTHPDIAPNFDRAASVNCVTGKPDTTDGAWRPTAGESPHGTHVAGEIAAAKNGVGVTGVAPGVRVSGIKVSTTAGYFYTEAVVCGFVWAAEHGVDVTNNSYYTDPWYFNCKNDPDQKALVDAITRATQYAEHKGVVNVAAAGNENYDLAADEITDPVSPNDATPSDRVIDPSKCYDIPTQLPGVVTVASTGAKGIKSSFSNHGLGVIDIAAPGGDSTRFQTPAPPATSGLILGPLPGGTWGYMAGTSMASPHVAGVAALIKSTHPHASAALVKALLYAEADATPCTDPYDINGDGKVDAVCEGPKNYNGFYGHGVADALDAVTK, encoded by the coding sequence ATGACAGCGCCTCACTCGCGCTCCCGTCGTGCCGTGGCGATCCCGGTCGGGATGGTCATGGCGTCGGCGTTCGCCTTCCTGCCGAACATCCAGGCCGTCGCGGCCGACGCCGCCCCGTCCGCCGACGCGGCCGACGCGACCTCGCTCAGCTATGTCGTCAACGTGTTCCCCGGCTTCGGCCCTTCCCAGTACGTGAAGAAGGCCATCGCCAAGGCCGGCGGCACGATCGTGACCTCGTACGACCGGATAGGCGTGGTCGTCGTCCACTCGGCGAACCCCGACTTCGCCAAGGTCGTCCGCAAGGTGCCCGGCGTCCAGTCGGCCGGCAACACGCGCAACGCGCCGCTGCCCGCGCAGTCGACCACCGACGAGGGCGCCCCGAAGGTGCTCTCCCCGGCGGAGGTCGCGAGCGCCACCGCCGACGCCACCGCGGCCCAGGACCCGCTGGAGCCGTTGCAGTGGGACCTGCCCGCCATCAAGGCGGACAAGGCGCACGAGAAGACGCTCGGCAGCCGCAAGGTCACCGTCGCCGTGATCGACACCGGTGTCGACGACACCCACCCCGACATCGCGCCCAACTTCGACCGCGCCGCCTCAGTCAACTGTGTGACGGGCAAGCCCGACACGACCGACGGGGCCTGGCGGCCGACCGCGGGCGAGAGCCCGCACGGCACGCACGTGGCCGGTGAGATCGCCGCCGCCAAGAACGGCGTCGGCGTCACGGGTGTCGCGCCGGGCGTGAGGGTGTCCGGCATCAAGGTGTCGACCACGGCCGGCTACTTCTACACGGAGGCCGTCGTCTGCGGCTTCGTGTGGGCGGCCGAGCACGGCGTCGACGTCACGAACAACAGCTATTACACGGACCCCTGGTACTTCAACTGCAAGAACGACCCGGACCAGAAGGCCCTGGTCGACGCCATCACGCGCGCCACGCAGTACGCGGAGCACAAGGGTGTCGTCAATGTCGCGGCGGCCGGCAACGAGAACTACGACCTCGCGGCCGACGAGATCACCGACCCGGTCTCCCCCAACGACGCGACGCCCTCGGACCGGGTCATCGACCCGTCCAAGTGCTACGACATCCCGACCCAGCTCCCGGGCGTGGTGACGGTCGCCTCGACCGGCGCCAAGGGCATCAAGTCGTCCTTCTCCAACCACGGCCTGGGCGTCATCGACATCGCGGCCCCGGGCGGCGACTCGACCCGCTTCCAGACCCCGGCCCCGCCGGCCACCAGCGGCCTGATCCTCGGCCCGCTGCCCGGCGGCACCTGGGGCTACATGGCCGGTACGTCGATGGCGTCCCCGCATGTCGCGGGCGTGGCTGCCCTGATCAAGTCGACGCACCCGCACGCGTCGGCCGCCCTGGTGAAGGCGCTCCTGTACGCCGAGGCGGACGCCACGCCGTGCACGGACCCGTACGACATCAACGGTGACGGCAAGGTCGACGCGGTGTGCGAGGGGCCGAAGAACTACAACGGGTTCTACGGTCACGGCGTCGCGGACGCACTGGACGCGGTGACGAAGTAG
- a CDS encoding CoA transferase yields the protein MTVLSTEYTWAALGGDPALTARVSTVVRTGVLASRLPVRESARACVGSCALAAAELGALRAGLPEVPGVRVDDGALATALVSERHLLVDGRAPVSFAPLSRFWRTADGWVRTHANYPHHRARLLTALGASEDPASVAAAFAERSSAEAEETVYAAGGLAVALRTAEEWAAHEQGATVAARPLVERGRLDSAPARVLTPIGTGPLLPAAGIRVLDLTRVIAGPVATRTLALLGADVLRVDAPQLPELPDQHTDTGFGKRSAVLDLAADRRAFEELLAGADVVVTGYRPGTLDRFGLSPEALAERGPGVVVAQLSAWGAYGPWGERRGFDSLVQAATGIAAIEGSVTEPGALPAQALDHGTGYLLAAGVLRALSDQVREGGSRFVRLALARTAEWLLSGAERGREAPVDDSAYDAYDGPEPWLAERDSALGRLRYALSPVSFTGGPVDWARPPGVWGTDRPHWVY from the coding sequence ATGACTGTGTTGAGCACGGAGTACACCTGGGCCGCACTGGGCGGCGATCCCGCGCTCACCGCCCGGGTCTCGACCGTCGTACGCACCGGGGTGCTCGCGTCACGGCTTCCGGTACGGGAGTCGGCGCGGGCCTGTGTCGGATCCTGCGCGCTGGCCGCCGCGGAACTGGGCGCCCTCCGGGCCGGGCTGCCGGAGGTGCCCGGGGTCCGCGTGGACGACGGCGCGCTCGCCACGGCCCTCGTCAGCGAGCGGCATCTGCTGGTCGACGGACGCGCTCCGGTCTCCTTCGCGCCGCTGTCGCGCTTCTGGCGGACGGCGGACGGCTGGGTGCGCACGCACGCCAACTACCCGCACCACCGGGCCCGCCTCCTCACGGCCCTGGGCGCGTCCGAGGACCCCGCGTCCGTCGCCGCCGCGTTCGCCGAACGCTCCTCCGCGGAGGCCGAGGAGACCGTGTACGCGGCCGGCGGTCTCGCCGTCGCCCTGCGTACGGCCGAGGAGTGGGCCGCGCACGAGCAGGGCGCGACGGTGGCCGCGCGCCCCCTGGTCGAGCGCGGGCGGCTCGACTCGGCACCCGCGCGCGTGCTCACGCCGATCGGCACCGGCCCCCTGCTGCCCGCCGCCGGAATCCGGGTCCTGGACCTGACCCGGGTCATCGCGGGCCCCGTCGCCACCCGCACCCTCGCCCTGCTCGGCGCGGACGTCCTGCGCGTGGACGCCCCGCAACTGCCCGAACTCCCGGACCAGCACACCGACACGGGCTTCGGGAAGCGTTCGGCGGTGCTGGACCTGGCGGCCGACCGGCGCGCCTTCGAGGAACTCCTCGCCGGTGCCGACGTCGTCGTCACCGGGTACCGGCCCGGCACCCTGGACCGGTTCGGGCTGTCGCCGGAGGCGCTGGCCGAGCGCGGGCCGGGGGTGGTCGTGGCGCAGTTGTCCGCGTGGGGCGCCTACGGGCCCTGGGGTGAGCGGCGGGGCTTCGACAGCCTGGTGCAGGCCGCCACGGGCATCGCGGCGATCGAGGGGTCGGTGACGGAGCCGGGTGCGCTGCCCGCGCAGGCGCTCGATCACGGCACGGGCTATCTGCTGGCGGCGGGGGTGCTGCGGGCGCTCAGCGACCAGGTACGGGAGGGTGGCAGCCGGTTCGTGCGGCTGGCGCTGGCCCGGACGGCGGAGTGGTTGCTGAGCGGCGCGGAGCGTGGGCGGGAGGCCCCGGTGGACGACTCCGCGTACGACGCGTACGACGGGCCGGAGCCGTGGCTCGCCGAACGGGACAGCGCCCTGGGGCGGCTGCGGTACGCGCTGTCGCCGGTCTCCTTCACGGGCGGGCCGGTCGACTGGGCGAGGCCTCCCGGGGTTTGGGGTACGGATCGACCGCACTGGGTGTATTGA